A region of Streptomyces sp. NBC_01750 DNA encodes the following proteins:
- a CDS encoding AMP-binding protein: MGEHVWSPSRELTEHSNVAAFCRAHRIDGYRELHGRSVADPEWYWSNAARDIGIVWHEPPLRTCDDSGGIAATRWFPGGRTNLVDSCLERHVREGRGDAVALRWEREDGSGGRLGYGEVAQLSARVATGLRGLGVGVGDRVAAFLPPGPEAFVLLFACARIGAVLVPMFSGFGSEALAVRLADAEAPVLVTAAATTRRGARHDMEAVARTAAEKVPAVRHLVVVDEESTVESAVEPTDDARSPRPAATSWDRLVAAEPAAILSLPGSAPFLLMHTSGTTGRPKGAVHTHGGFPLQVGSEVRYNLDVRPDDVAFWVTDPGWIMFPLVAVGCTLAGACVLAYEGAIDHPDPARLWRLLDDHRVTVFGSSPSLSRTMMTRDPAAVAPPAPSRLRILGSTGEPWTEDAWHWYFAEFGGRRCPVINISGGTEVGGSLLGSSPTVPQSPCSFAGPCLGIDAAVVDADGTEVAAGELGELVVRRSWPGMTRGLWRAPERFAHTYFSRRPGRWSHGDLASRVGDEWFLHGRLDDVIKVAGKRLGPAEVEEAVLGDPAVAEAAAVGVPHRIKGEVLWCFVVPSRGPLAAADADRIRERVAEALGHAFRPGRVIALPELPRTRTGKVMRRLIRDCVTGDPPGDLSTLVNPRSLEALRTVVPEAPDH, translated from the coding sequence ATGGGCGAGCATGTGTGGTCCCCGAGCCGGGAGTTGACCGAGCACAGCAATGTCGCCGCGTTCTGCCGCGCCCATCGCATCGACGGATATCGCGAGCTGCACGGCCGTTCCGTCGCCGATCCGGAGTGGTACTGGTCCAACGCCGCTCGTGACATCGGCATCGTCTGGCACGAACCGCCGCTGCGCACCTGCGACGACAGCGGTGGTATCGCCGCCACGCGCTGGTTTCCGGGCGGTCGCACGAATCTTGTCGACTCCTGCCTCGAACGCCATGTGCGGGAGGGGCGTGGTGACGCCGTCGCGTTGCGCTGGGAGCGTGAGGACGGGTCCGGCGGCCGGCTCGGCTACGGCGAGGTGGCGCAGCTGAGCGCCCGGGTCGCCACCGGGCTGCGCGGCCTCGGGGTGGGGGTGGGGGACCGGGTGGCGGCATTTCTGCCGCCCGGTCCCGAGGCCTTCGTGCTGCTCTTCGCCTGCGCCCGCATCGGAGCCGTACTGGTGCCGATGTTCTCCGGGTTCGGCTCCGAGGCGCTCGCCGTACGGCTGGCCGACGCCGAGGCGCCGGTGCTCGTCACTGCCGCCGCCACGACCCGTCGCGGCGCCCGGCACGACATGGAGGCGGTCGCCCGTACGGCGGCGGAGAAGGTGCCCGCAGTACGCCATCTCGTCGTCGTCGACGAGGAGTCGACGGTCGAGTCGGCGGTCGAACCGACGGACGACGCGCGGTCGCCCCGCCCGGCGGCCACGAGCTGGGACCGACTGGTCGCTGCGGAGCCGGCCGCGATCCTCTCGCTCCCCGGCAGCGCCCCCTTCCTCCTCATGCACACCTCCGGCACCACCGGCCGGCCCAAGGGCGCGGTTCACACCCACGGCGGATTTCCGCTGCAGGTCGGTTCGGAAGTCCGCTACAACCTCGACGTCCGCCCGGACGATGTGGCCTTCTGGGTCACCGACCCCGGCTGGATCATGTTTCCGCTCGTCGCCGTCGGCTGTACCCTCGCGGGCGCCTGCGTCCTGGCGTACGAGGGCGCGATCGACCATCCGGACCCCGCCCGGCTGTGGCGGCTGCTGGACGACCACCGGGTGACGGTCTTCGGCAGCTCGCCCAGTCTGTCGCGGACGATGATGACGCGAGACCCCGCCGCGGTTGCCCCGCCGGCCCCCTCCCGGCTGAGGATTCTGGGTTCCACCGGGGAACCGTGGACCGAGGACGCCTGGCACTGGTATTTCGCGGAGTTCGGCGGCCGGCGCTGCCCCGTGATCAACATCAGCGGAGGTACGGAGGTCGGCGGGTCGCTCCTGGGATCCTCGCCCACCGTGCCGCAGTCGCCCTGCAGCTTCGCCGGCCCCTGCCTGGGCATCGATGCCGCCGTCGTCGACGCCGACGGCACCGAGGTCGCCGCGGGAGAACTGGGAGAGCTGGTGGTCCGGCGATCCTGGCCGGGGATGACCCGTGGATTGTGGCGGGCGCCGGAGCGTTTCGCCCATACGTACTTCAGCCGGCGGCCCGGGCGCTGGTCCCACGGCGACCTCGCCTCCCGTGTGGGCGATGAGTGGTTCCTGCACGGCCGGCTGGACGATGTCATCAAGGTGGCGGGCAAGCGGCTCGGGCCCGCCGAGGTCGAAGAGGCCGTTCTCGGGGACCCGGCTGTGGCCGAGGCCGCGGCCGTCGGGGTGCCGCACCGTATCAAGGGGGAAGTCCTCTGGTGCTTCGTGGTGCCCTCGCGTGGCCCGCTTGCCGCGGCGGACGCGGACCGGATCCGGGAACGGGTGGCCGAAGCGCTCGGGCACGCCTTCCGGCCCGGCCGCGTGATCGCACTGCCCGAACTGCCCAGGACCCGTACCGGAAAGGTGATGCGGCGCCTGATCCGCGACTGCGTCACCGGCGATCCGCCCGGCGACCTGTCCACTCTCGTGAATCCCCGGAGCCTCGAAGCACTCCGCACCGTCGTCCCCGAAGCGCCGGACCACTGA
- a CDS encoding 3-oxoacyl-ACP synthase III family protein has protein sequence MTAPTAHLVSVGTCLPGEPVDNATLAKLVGVDERWAEMFIGNTSRYFAVDLATGHVRHSLADIAATAGDRALTQAGLEPGDIDCIVMGTATPDQLMPATVNLVADRLGIDNVPTYQLQSGCAGAVQALDVARTLLIAGRCATVLVIGGDVCAKHLETDFDPGSRTSAELVNYVLFGDGAGAAVLTAEPLGHGIAIRQVLNRLVGLGKKPGQVIDWFGLGDRHSDRTVISEDYKAIEAAVPGLASQMFWELLDDLGWAAHQVDYLLPPQLSGRMSDRISAEMPAPDARRINVVRTVGNNGNALPFLQLAELTEQWQGPGRAVAVAVESSKWIKSGIALERT, from the coding sequence ATGACCGCCCCCACCGCACATCTGGTCTCGGTCGGCACCTGCCTTCCGGGCGAACCGGTGGACAACGCGACACTTGCGAAACTCGTCGGCGTCGACGAGCGGTGGGCCGAGATGTTCATCGGTAACACCAGCAGGTACTTCGCCGTCGACCTGGCGACCGGTCACGTCCGGCACAGCCTCGCCGACATCGCGGCGACCGCCGGGGACCGGGCTCTGACACAAGCGGGCCTGGAACCGGGGGACATCGACTGCATCGTCATGGGCACGGCCACCCCGGACCAGCTGATGCCCGCCACCGTGAACCTTGTGGCGGATCGTCTCGGCATCGACAACGTTCCCACCTACCAGCTCCAGTCCGGCTGCGCCGGGGCCGTTCAGGCACTCGACGTGGCCCGCACCCTGCTGATCGCCGGGCGCTGCGCGACCGTGCTGGTGATCGGCGGGGATGTGTGCGCCAAACACCTGGAGACCGACTTCGACCCCGGCTCCCGTACCTCCGCCGAACTCGTCAACTATGTGCTCTTCGGCGACGGAGCGGGTGCCGCGGTGCTCACCGCGGAGCCCCTCGGCCACGGCATCGCGATCCGCCAGGTGCTCAACCGGCTGGTGGGCCTGGGCAAGAAGCCGGGGCAGGTCATCGACTGGTTCGGCCTCGGCGACCGGCACAGCGACCGGACGGTGATTTCCGAGGACTACAAGGCCATCGAAGCGGCCGTGCCCGGCCTGGCGTCGCAGATGTTCTGGGAACTCCTCGACGACCTGGGCTGGGCTGCCCACCAGGTGGACTACCTGCTCCCGCCCCAGCTCTCCGGCCGGATGAGCGACCGTATCTCCGCGGAGATGCCCGCCCCGGACGCCCGGCGCATCAATGTCGTGCGCACCGTCGGCAACAACGGCAACGCCCTGCCGTTCCTCCAGCTCGCCGAGCTGACCGAGCAGTGGCAGGGCCCCGGACGCGCCGTCGCGGTCGCGGTCGAGTCCAGCAAGTGGATCAAGTCCGGCATCGCCCTGGAGCGCACATGA
- a CDS encoding MBL fold metallo-hydrolase, with amino-acid sequence MPTIDILLPGFAIDTDQGYPAFCGVFLVRGTDAAGRERNILVDAAHVGRRPHLWDALAARGLTAADIDTVVLTHAHWDHVQNIDLFPRATLLIHADERRYAHTPHTSDWATPAWTGLLLEQLSVREVADGEAIIPGVTVVGLPGHSPGSIGVLVDTDAGRSAITGDALHFAYVARTRRNPLVFWDAEQASRSIERVVDLADVIYPGHDRPFRLTAANEIDYLEPFALTVTGLRPDADGLVFADGSARPLWVMPGIHDQRARYEKNAEESARRITQVPRVVPPAP; translated from the coding sequence ATGCCGACGATCGACATTCTCCTGCCCGGCTTCGCCATCGACACGGACCAGGGCTATCCCGCCTTCTGCGGAGTCTTCCTGGTCCGCGGAACCGACGCCGCGGGGCGCGAGCGGAACATCCTCGTCGACGCCGCGCACGTCGGGAGGCGTCCCCACCTGTGGGACGCACTCGCCGCCCGCGGGCTGACCGCGGCGGACATCGACACCGTGGTGCTCACCCACGCCCACTGGGACCACGTACAGAACATCGATCTGTTCCCGCGGGCGACTCTGCTGATCCACGCCGACGAGCGGCGGTACGCCCACACACCGCACACCAGCGACTGGGCCACTCCCGCGTGGACCGGGCTGCTGCTCGAACAACTCTCCGTCCGCGAGGTCGCGGACGGAGAAGCCATCATCCCCGGTGTGACCGTTGTCGGCCTGCCGGGGCATTCGCCCGGCAGCATCGGGGTGCTGGTGGACACCGACGCAGGGCGGAGCGCGATCACCGGCGACGCACTGCACTTCGCCTACGTCGCCCGGACGCGCCGCAACCCACTCGTCTTCTGGGACGCCGAGCAGGCATCACGCAGCATCGAACGGGTCGTCGATCTGGCGGATGTCATTTACCCCGGCCACGACCGCCCCTTCCGCCTCACCGCCGCCAATGAGATCGACTACCTCGAGCCGTTCGCGCTGACCGTGACGGGGCTGCGGCCCGACGCCGACGGGCTTGTCTTCGCGGACGGTTCGGCACGCCCGCTGTGGGTCATGCCCGGCATCCACGACCAGCGCGCGAGGTACGAGAAGAACGCCGAGGAGAGCGCACGCCGGATCACACAGGTTCCCCGTGTGGTTCCCCCCGCTCCGTGA
- a CDS encoding HAD-IIIC family phosphatase: MTTTEDTTAHTTLTTAGDSGPWRDPEALRTLRSTYAAGRLEAEYASVRALLARLPESDLPAAGQLLARLDREAVGRLHPDLPVVTVAVTGQSTVAPLVGPLTAELARHGLLLDPLVSPYGSYLHDLLGPAGPGDGPRQPLLTLCLLDPHTVFEQVPVPWRVEDVEAAVRERLALLGKAVSTHQDGGRGLLVLNTVPLLHHHTHQLVDLRSRARLGTVWREFNSGLLALAGQHPGVVVVDLDPLVSLGTPAYEPRTGQYAKARLAEGLLTGYAREVGPLVLGRLGRTRKCLVLDLDGTLWGGVLGEEGPDGIELGAGLRGEAFLEFQRVLAQLGSQGVLLAVSSKNDAEAVREVLRNHPSMLLHEDDFVCVNANWSAKHDNLRDISERLGLGLDSFVFVDDSLFECGLVREQLPEVAVVHVDREPALHPSALLADGWFDLPQLTDEDRERTGRYRTEARRQEFREDIGSYQDYLEGLGIEVTVRPAAPSEVSRVSQLTLRTNQFHLATERMQVPQVLQWTALPGHSALVVSARDRFGDHGLVGAVFLRRDAEQLHIDNFVLSCRVFSRGIESGCLSAVLDHARATGARGATGRYLPTSRNTGFASFYTDHGFAPAGPDPSVPGVAVFHHDLRDIAPAPAHLRLHTTFEGDRT; encoded by the coding sequence ATGACCACCACGGAAGACACAACGGCACACACCACCCTCACCACCGCGGGCGACAGCGGCCCCTGGCGGGATCCGGAAGCGCTGCGCACTCTGCGCAGCACATACGCCGCCGGCCGGCTGGAAGCCGAGTACGCATCGGTCCGTGCCCTGCTCGCCCGTCTGCCGGAGAGCGATCTTCCGGCGGCGGGTCAGCTGCTGGCCCGCCTCGACCGCGAGGCGGTGGGCCGGCTCCACCCGGACCTGCCGGTCGTCACCGTCGCCGTCACCGGCCAGTCCACGGTCGCACCGCTCGTCGGCCCGCTCACCGCCGAACTCGCCCGGCACGGGCTGCTGCTCGACCCGTTGGTCTCCCCCTACGGCTCGTACCTACACGACCTGCTGGGGCCCGCAGGGCCCGGCGACGGCCCCCGGCAGCCGCTGCTGACCCTGTGCCTCCTCGACCCGCACACGGTCTTCGAGCAGGTGCCCGTGCCCTGGCGGGTCGAGGACGTCGAGGCTGCGGTCCGGGAGAGACTGGCTCTCCTCGGCAAGGCCGTGAGCACCCACCAGGACGGCGGCCGGGGGCTCTTGGTACTCAACACCGTGCCACTGCTGCACCACCACACCCACCAGCTGGTCGATCTGCGCTCCCGGGCCCGGCTGGGCACGGTGTGGCGCGAGTTCAACAGCGGGCTGCTCGCCCTCGCCGGGCAGCACCCCGGGGTGGTCGTCGTCGACCTCGATCCGCTGGTGAGCCTGGGCACGCCCGCCTACGAGCCACGCACCGGCCAGTACGCCAAGGCCAGACTGGCCGAGGGACTGCTCACCGGCTATGCCAGGGAGGTCGGCCCTCTCGTGCTGGGCCGCCTGGGCAGGACCCGCAAATGCCTGGTGCTGGACCTGGACGGCACGCTGTGGGGCGGAGTGCTCGGTGAGGAGGGCCCCGACGGCATAGAACTCGGCGCCGGATTGCGCGGGGAGGCCTTCCTGGAGTTCCAGCGGGTGCTCGCCCAGCTCGGCTCGCAGGGCGTGCTGCTCGCCGTGAGCAGCAAGAACGACGCGGAGGCGGTCCGCGAGGTGCTGCGCAACCATCCATCGATGCTGCTGCACGAGGACGACTTCGTCTGTGTCAACGCCAACTGGTCGGCCAAGCACGACAATCTGCGCGACATCTCCGAGAGGCTGGGCCTTGGCCTTGACAGCTTCGTCTTCGTCGACGACAGCCTCTTCGAGTGCGGTCTGGTCAGGGAGCAACTGCCCGAGGTCGCCGTGGTCCATGTCGACCGGGAGCCGGCCCTGCATCCGTCCGCGCTGCTCGCCGACGGCTGGTTCGACCTGCCGCAGCTCACCGATGAGGACCGCGAACGGACGGGCCGCTACCGTACGGAGGCCAGGCGGCAGGAGTTCCGCGAGGACATCGGCTCCTACCAGGACTACCTGGAGGGGCTCGGAATCGAGGTCACGGTGCGGCCGGCGGCCCCGTCGGAGGTATCACGGGTTTCCCAACTCACCCTGCGCACCAACCAGTTCCACCTCGCAACCGAGCGCATGCAGGTTCCCCAGGTGCTTCAGTGGACCGCACTCCCGGGCCACAGCGCGCTCGTGGTGTCCGCCCGTGACCGGTTCGGCGACCACGGCCTCGTCGGTGCGGTGTTCCTGCGCCGCGACGCGGAGCAACTGCACATCGACAACTTCGTGCTGAGCTGCAGGGTTTTCTCCCGCGGCATCGAGAGCGGATGCCTGAGCGCGGTACTCGACCACGCCCGCGCCACCGGCGCCCGGGGCGCGACCGGCCGCTATCTGCCCACGTCCAGGAACACCGGCTTCGCCTCCTTCTACACCGACCACGGCTTCGCCCCCGCCGGGCCGGACCCGTCCGTCCCCGGCGTCGCCGTCTTCCACCACGACCTGCGCGACATCGCCCCCGCCCCCGCCCATCTGCGACTGCACACCACCTTCGAGGGAGACCGGACATGA
- a CDS encoding type I polyketide synthase, producing MTEREPVAVVGLDCRFPGARDAKEFWDLLMGGRDSTSRVPEQRWDADRYHMAPSAAPASTSEARPPGRSNTVRGGFIDDPDAFDPQFFGISPREAAAMDPQQRLLLQCSWRAIEDAAVAPEDLAGTGTGVFVGVMANEWAYLQLSDYDRITARYGSGNGYFMGANRVSYHLDLKGPSLAVDTACSSSLVAVHLAAGALRAGDCDYALAAGTNLIMTPVINIFYAQAGLSAPDGRCKPFSASADGIGRAEGVAVLVLRRLSDALADRQPVYAVLSGSGVNQDGRSNGITAPNRWAQQQLIEGVWQSAGVGADDIRFIEAHGTGTLLGDMMEAQALGHFASDRRAGNIALGSVKSNFGHAEGAAGIAGLVKTVLALHHRTVPPSRFADDENPQLQLADRRLSLLKSPLRLPSGTVHAAVSSFGIGGTNAHAVMSSAPRAVHRSGDRAPGVFTVSARSARQLRPNLLAQADALARLPEDRLAQLCWTSNRVKSRLPHRVSVAAAGLPELVAGLREAAERSADDGGPAGGATRRTVPAVAFAFTGQGAQYPRMAASWYAESPVYARLFDEIDKILAGHLGLSVRDAVLDGDPGIDRTGLAQPALFAVEYAMAGTLVEAGIRPSFVIGHSVGEFAAACTAGALDPGDAARLVARRASLMEALPDGGGMLSVPLDAVGVEALLSEGTRLCIAAVNAPDSTVVAGDLAELDALRAALADRGLASRPLAVSHAFHSPLMRPVVEEFRREADVPVRRPAVPYFSTVYGHRMGDDETLDADYWTRQITEPVRFAEAAAALFAAGATHIVEIGPRAALTPLLARLKPATGRPVSCHAAHPGHRAPGHRLHQLLGELWCAGLAPDWDALYQEADRVPRRLPPYLFDDTFRAWRSADAPELPVSTSPATDAAAAEPPTADRGESCPPARAGEPPHPVSEVTHRLVCQVGGHEPSQVQGRSRLHEDLGFDSIQVMELKTRIEDELPRLGSLPIEELLESLETVGDLTRYLRRRLLTPSVPEGRLS from the coding sequence ATGACCGAGCGCGAACCGGTTGCGGTCGTCGGCCTCGACTGCCGCTTTCCGGGTGCCCGCGACGCCAAGGAGTTCTGGGATCTTCTGATGGGAGGGCGGGACAGTACCAGCCGCGTCCCGGAACAGCGCTGGGACGCGGACCGCTACCACATGGCGCCCTCGGCCGCCCCCGCCAGTACGTCCGAGGCCCGGCCGCCCGGCCGCAGCAACACCGTGCGCGGTGGCTTCATCGACGATCCGGACGCCTTCGACCCTCAGTTCTTCGGGATCTCACCACGCGAGGCGGCCGCCATGGACCCGCAGCAGCGGCTGCTGCTGCAGTGTTCCTGGCGCGCCATCGAGGACGCGGCGGTCGCCCCCGAGGATCTGGCCGGCACCGGAACCGGAGTGTTCGTCGGAGTCATGGCCAACGAATGGGCGTATCTGCAGCTGTCGGACTACGACAGGATCACCGCCCGCTACGGCTCCGGAAACGGCTACTTCATGGGCGCCAACCGGGTCTCGTACCATCTCGACCTCAAAGGCCCGAGCCTGGCGGTGGACACGGCCTGCTCCTCGTCGCTCGTCGCCGTCCACCTCGCGGCAGGCGCACTGCGCGCCGGCGACTGCGACTACGCCCTGGCAGCGGGCACCAACCTGATCATGACGCCCGTCATCAATATCTTCTACGCCCAGGCCGGTCTCTCGGCGCCGGACGGACGATGCAAGCCCTTCAGCGCATCGGCCGACGGAATCGGACGGGCCGAGGGCGTCGCGGTCCTGGTGCTGCGCCGGCTCAGCGACGCTCTGGCCGACCGCCAGCCCGTGTACGCCGTGCTGAGCGGGAGCGGCGTCAACCAGGACGGGCGGAGCAATGGGATCACCGCCCCCAATCGCTGGGCACAGCAGCAACTCATCGAGGGTGTCTGGCAGTCGGCCGGGGTCGGCGCGGACGACATCCGCTTCATCGAGGCGCACGGCACCGGCACCCTGCTCGGCGACATGATGGAGGCGCAGGCACTCGGTCACTTCGCCAGTGACCGCCGCGCCGGGAACATCGCGTTGGGTTCGGTCAAGAGCAACTTCGGGCATGCCGAGGGAGCGGCCGGGATTGCCGGGCTGGTCAAGACCGTGCTCGCGCTGCATCACCGGACCGTGCCCCCCAGTCGTTTCGCCGACGACGAGAACCCGCAACTCCAGCTTGCCGACCGGCGGCTGTCGCTGCTCAAGTCCCCGCTGCGGCTTCCCTCCGGCACCGTGCACGCCGCTGTCAGCAGCTTCGGCATCGGCGGCACCAACGCGCACGCGGTCATGTCCTCCGCGCCTCGCGCGGTACACCGCTCAGGCGACAGGGCGCCGGGGGTGTTCACCGTGTCCGCCCGTTCCGCGCGGCAACTGCGCCCCAACCTGCTGGCCCAGGCCGATGCCCTCGCCCGCCTGCCCGAGGACCGGCTGGCACAACTGTGCTGGACCAGCAACCGGGTCAAGTCGCGGCTGCCGCACCGGGTGTCCGTCGCCGCCGCGGGCCTGCCCGAACTGGTGGCGGGGCTGCGCGAGGCGGCGGAGCGATCGGCCGATGACGGCGGGCCGGCCGGCGGCGCGACGCGGCGGACGGTACCCGCGGTGGCGTTCGCCTTCACCGGGCAGGGCGCGCAGTACCCCCGTATGGCCGCCTCCTGGTACGCCGAGTCCCCCGTCTACGCACGGCTGTTCGACGAGATCGACAAAATTCTCGCCGGCCACCTCGGTCTTTCGGTGCGCGACGCCGTGCTCGACGGCGACCCGGGCATCGACCGTACGGGCCTGGCCCAGCCCGCGCTGTTCGCGGTGGAGTACGCGATGGCGGGCACCCTCGTCGAGGCGGGGATCAGGCCCTCGTTCGTCATCGGCCACAGCGTGGGTGAGTTCGCCGCGGCGTGCACGGCCGGTGCGCTCGACCCCGGGGACGCAGCCAGACTGGTCGCGCGCCGGGCCTCGCTGATGGAGGCCCTCCCCGACGGGGGCGGCATGCTCTCGGTGCCGCTGGACGCCGTCGGCGTCGAGGCGCTGCTGAGCGAGGGTACGCGGCTGTGCATCGCCGCGGTCAATGCCCCGGACAGCACGGTGGTCGCCGGCGATCTCGCCGAACTGGACGCGCTGCGTGCCGCGTTGGCCGACCGGGGTTTGGCCTCGCGTCCGCTGGCCGTCTCGCACGCCTTCCATTCGCCGCTGATGCGGCCCGTCGTGGAGGAGTTCCGCCGGGAGGCGGACGTACCGGTGCGCCGGCCCGCAGTGCCGTACTTCTCGACCGTGTACGGGCACCGGATGGGCGATGACGAGACCCTGGACGCGGACTACTGGACGCGGCAGATCACCGAGCCCGTACGGTTCGCCGAGGCCGCGGCCGCCTTGTTCGCCGCCGGAGCCACTCACATCGTGGAGATCGGCCCGCGGGCCGCCCTGACCCCGCTGCTCGCCCGCCTCAAGCCGGCCACCGGCCGCCCGGTGAGCTGCCATGCGGCCCACCCGGGGCACCGCGCGCCGGGACACCGGCTGCACCAGCTGCTGGGGGAGCTGTGGTGCGCAGGCCTCGCTCCCGACTGGGACGCGCTGTACCAGGAGGCGGACCGGGTGCCGCGCCGGCTGCCGCCATATCTCTTCGACGACACCTTCCGCGCCTGGCGCTCCGCCGACGCCCCAGAACTGCCCGTGTCCACTTCCCCCGCAACGGACGCGGCAGCCGCGGAACCGCCGACGGCGGACCGCGGAGAATCGTGCCCGCCGGCCCGCGCCGGTGAACCCCCGCACCCCGTTTCCGAGGTGACGCACCGTCTGGTCTGCCAGGTCGGCGGGCACGAACCGTCCCAGGTGCAGGGCCGTTCACGCCTGCACGAGGACCTGGGCTTCGACTCGATCCAGGTGATGGAGCTCAAGACCCGTATCGAGGACGAACTGCCCCGGCTCGGCAGCCTTCCGATCGAGGAGCTGCTCGAGAGTCTGGAGACCGTGGGCGACCTCACCCGCTATCTGCGGAGGCGTCTGCTGACACCGTCCGTACCGGAAGGAAGGCTCTCATGA
- a CDS encoding thioesterase II family protein: MTTTAPTSTACLVRAPRKDARLRLFCFHHAGGGASFFAPWPARVAPEIDVLPVQLPGRESRYREPRFRDARTLAEALERELAPWLDQPYAVYGHSMGALVAFALTAARMRGGGSGPQTLFVGAYGAPHLTPPLPPADRYADVELARFLVGIGGLSPQFLGRDDWLRALLPIVRDDLRICASHQQAGLPDPDDEEAGLPLDIHAFAGEDDRLVNPGAVWSWEQYAQHFRMSTVPGGHFFPREEPGPFFDVLNRSLAEIITERGEPHGEPV; the protein is encoded by the coding sequence ATGACGACCACCGCCCCGACGTCGACGGCCTGCCTCGTCCGGGCGCCCCGCAAGGACGCCCGGCTGCGGCTGTTCTGCTTCCACCACGCGGGTGGCGGGGCCTCGTTCTTCGCCCCGTGGCCCGCCCGGGTGGCGCCCGAAATCGACGTCCTGCCGGTGCAGTTGCCCGGCCGGGAGTCACGCTACCGCGAGCCCCGCTTCCGCGATGCCCGGACGCTGGCCGAGGCCCTCGAACGCGAACTCGCCCCGTGGCTGGACCAGCCGTACGCCGTCTACGGGCACAGCATGGGCGCCCTGGTTGCCTTCGCGCTGACGGCAGCCCGAATGCGGGGCGGGGGCAGCGGGCCGCAGACGCTGTTCGTCGGCGCCTACGGTGCCCCGCACCTCACTCCGCCGCTGCCGCCGGCCGACCGGTACGCGGACGTGGAACTCGCCCGCTTCCTGGTGGGCATCGGAGGGCTGAGCCCACAGTTCCTCGGCCGGGACGACTGGCTGCGGGCCCTGCTTCCGATCGTCCGGGACGACTTGCGGATCTGCGCCAGCCACCAGCAGGCGGGGCTGCCTGATCCGGACGACGAGGAGGCGGGGCTGCCGCTCGACATCCACGCCTTCGCCGGTGAGGACGACCGGCTCGTGAACCCCGGCGCCGTGTGGTCCTGGGAGCAGTACGCCCAGCACTTCCGCATGTCCACCGTACCGGGCGGCCACTTCTTCCCGCGCGAGGAGCCCGGACCGTTCTTCGACGTACTCAACCGCTCGCTGGCCGAGATCATCACGGAGCGGGGGGAACCACACGGGGAACCTGTGTGA
- a CDS encoding acyl carrier protein, producing the protein MTTAIADSAAFCTLLEEELGLHITPEDLDRPLDEVPEWDSVHLLRLVTVVESLTGRSVPVTGLLEAVTFREMYDVVVRT; encoded by the coding sequence ATGACCACCGCCATCGCGGACAGCGCGGCGTTCTGCACCCTCCTGGAAGAGGAACTCGGCCTGCACATCACGCCCGAAGACCTCGACCGCCCACTGGACGAGGTCCCCGAATGGGACTCGGTGCACCTGCTGCGCCTGGTCACCGTCGTGGAAAGCCTCACCGGCCGGTCCGTGCCGGTGACCGGGCTGCTGGAGGCAGTCACCTTCCGGGAGATGTACGACGTGGTGGTCCGCACATGA